A genomic region of Pseudomonas frederiksbergensis contains the following coding sequences:
- a CDS encoding coniferyl aldehyde dehydrogenase — protein sequence MPADIAYLQNSQQPLSELHDLFAAQRQAYAAHPMPPAAQRQQWLKALRDLLSDERQALIDAISQDFSNRSADETLLAELMPSLHGIQYASKHLKGWMKASPRKVGMAFQPAAAKVVYQPLGVVGVIVPWNYPLYLAIGPLVGALSAGNRVMLKLSESTPATGQLLKTLLAKVFPEDLVCVVLGEAEVGMAFSKLPFDHLLFTGATSIGKQVMRAAAENLTPVTLELGGKSPAIVSHDVPLKDAAERIAFGKTLNAGQTCVAPDYVLVPEERIGAFVEAYRQAVRGFYPTLADNPDYTAIINERQLARLHSYLSDATSKGALLIPMFEQDQGRRMSHSLLLNVSDEMIVMQDEIFGPVLPIVPYKNLDQAFAYINQRPRPLALYFFGYNKAEQNRVLNETHSGGVCLNDTLLHVAQDDMPFGGIGASGMGHYHGHEGFLTFSKAKGVLIKQRFNAAKLIYPPYGKSIQKLIQKLFIR from the coding sequence ATGCCCGCCGACATTGCCTACCTGCAAAACTCCCAGCAGCCATTGAGTGAGCTCCACGATCTGTTTGCCGCCCAGCGTCAGGCCTATGCGGCCCACCCAATGCCGCCGGCTGCGCAACGCCAGCAATGGCTCAAGGCATTGCGTGATCTGTTGAGTGACGAGCGTCAGGCCTTGATCGACGCGATCAGTCAGGATTTCAGCAACCGCAGCGCCGATGAAACCCTGCTCGCCGAGCTGATGCCGAGCCTGCACGGCATTCAATACGCCAGCAAACACCTCAAAGGCTGGATGAAAGCGTCCCCACGCAAGGTAGGCATGGCCTTTCAGCCAGCGGCGGCGAAGGTGGTTTATCAGCCGCTGGGCGTGGTCGGGGTCATCGTGCCGTGGAACTACCCGCTGTACCTGGCTATCGGCCCGTTGGTCGGCGCGTTGTCGGCGGGCAACCGGGTGATGCTCAAGCTCAGCGAATCCACGCCGGCCACTGGGCAACTGCTCAAAACGTTGCTGGCCAAAGTGTTCCCCGAAGACCTGGTGTGCGTGGTGTTGGGCGAAGCCGAGGTCGGCATGGCCTTTTCCAAACTGCCCTTCGATCACCTGCTGTTCACCGGCGCGACCAGCATCGGCAAACAGGTAATGCGTGCGGCGGCAGAGAACCTGACGCCAGTGACACTGGAGTTAGGTGGCAAGTCTCCGGCAATCGTTTCCCACGATGTACCGCTCAAGGACGCCGCCGAACGCATTGCCTTCGGTAAAACCCTGAACGCCGGACAAACCTGTGTCGCACCGGACTACGTCCTGGTGCCGGAAGAGCGGATCGGCGCCTTCGTCGAAGCCTATCGTCAGGCGGTTCGCGGGTTTTATCCGACACTCGCGGACAACCCGGACTACACCGCCATCATCAATGAGCGCCAACTGGCGCGGCTGCACAGCTACCTCAGCGACGCCACCAGCAAGGGCGCGCTGCTGATCCCGATGTTCGAACAGGATCAGGGTCGGCGCATGAGCCACAGCCTGCTGCTGAATGTCAGCGACGAGATGATCGTGATGCAGGACGAAATCTTCGGTCCGGTGCTGCCGATCGTGCCCTACAAAAATCTGGACCAGGCATTTGCCTACATCAACCAACGGCCACGTCCGCTGGCACTGTATTTCTTCGGCTACAACAAGGCCGAACAAAACCGCGTCCTCAACGAAACCCATTCCGGCGGCGTGTGCCTGAACGACACCTTGCTGCACGTCGCGCAAGACGACATGCCTTTTGGCGGTATCGGCGCTTCAGGCATGGGCCATTACCACGGCCATGAAGGTTTCCTGACGTTCAGCAAAGCCAAAGGCGTGCTGATCAAGCAGCGCTTTAACGCAGCGAAGCTGATTTATCCGCCTTACGGCAAGTCGATCCAGAAGCTGATCCAGAAGCTGTTCATCCGCTGA
- a CDS encoding TetR/AcrR family transcriptional regulator, with the protein MAPRIKTSERIVQNSLELFNQQGERSISTNHIAAHMEISPGNLYYHFPNKQAIIAVLFSEYEALVESFLRPPQGRAATVEDKRFYLKELLSAMWRYRFLHRDLEHLLDNDVELAARYRRFSQRCLIQGTAIYAGFVDAGILCMDEVQIESLTLNAWIILTSWVRFLCTTRENSNHLSEQAIKRGVYQVLVLEAGFVTEQAREAVNALFEEFYVPLAQALEEVQ; encoded by the coding sequence ATGGCCCCACGAATAAAAACCAGCGAGCGCATCGTGCAGAACAGCCTGGAGCTGTTCAATCAGCAAGGCGAACGCAGTATCAGCACCAACCATATCGCCGCGCACATGGAAATTTCTCCGGGCAACCTGTACTACCACTTCCCCAACAAGCAGGCGATCATTGCCGTGTTGTTCAGTGAGTACGAAGCCTTGGTAGAGAGCTTCCTGCGGCCACCCCAGGGCCGTGCCGCGACCGTTGAAGACAAGCGCTTCTACTTGAAGGAACTATTGTCTGCCATGTGGCGGTATCGGTTTTTGCACCGTGACCTCGAGCACTTGCTCGACAACGATGTGGAGCTGGCTGCCCGCTACCGGCGTTTTTCCCAACGTTGCCTGATCCAGGGCACGGCGATTTACGCAGGCTTCGTCGACGCCGGCATCCTGTGCATGGACGAGGTCCAGATCGAATCCCTGACGCTCAATGCCTGGATCATCCTCACGTCCTGGGTGCGTTTTCTGTGTACCACACGGGAAAATTCCAACCATCTCAGCGAGCAAGCCATTAAACGTGGCGTGTATCAGGTGCTGGTGCTGGAAGCAGGATTTGTCACGGAGCAAGCCCGCGAGGCGGTCAATGCCTTGTTCGAGGAGTTTTACGTGCCGTTGGCCCAGGCGCTGGAAGAAGTGCAGTAG
- a CDS encoding sulfurtransferase has product MPIAQLISPNALDQKKNQAGWVILDCRFALEDPDYGQRSYAEGHIAAASFADLERDLSGPVVKGVTGRHPLPTPHHLIQRLQDWGISNDSEIVLYDDGPGMYAARAWWLLAWLGKRDGVFILDGGLKAWHAVGLPLSLDAPAITRGSFTGAPDHTLSVSAEELQQRLGQPAMTLLDARGLPRFRGEVEPIDPVAGHIPGAQCAAFTDNLGVDGRFLPADQLKQRFAAKLGDRSPTELVAYCGSGVTACHNLFALCLAGYPLGSLYAGSWSEWITDPTRKIATGD; this is encoded by the coding sequence ATGCCCATTGCGCAACTGATCAGCCCGAACGCCCTGGACCAGAAAAAGAATCAGGCCGGGTGGGTGATTCTGGATTGTCGTTTTGCCCTTGAAGACCCTGATTACGGCCAGCGCAGCTATGCCGAAGGGCATATCGCCGCGGCCTCGTTTGCTGATCTGGAACGTGACCTCAGCGGGCCAGTGGTCAAGGGTGTCACCGGTCGCCATCCATTGCCGACGCCGCACCACTTGATTCAGCGCTTGCAGGATTGGGGCATCAGCAACGACAGCGAAATCGTTTTGTATGACGACGGTCCCGGCATGTATGCCGCGCGAGCCTGGTGGTTGCTGGCGTGGCTGGGCAAACGCGATGGCGTGTTCATTCTCGACGGTGGCCTCAAGGCCTGGCACGCGGTGGGTTTACCGCTGAGCCTGGATGCACCGGCAATCACCCGTGGGTCCTTCACCGGTGCGCCCGACCACACTTTGTCAGTGAGTGCCGAGGAACTGCAGCAACGCCTCGGCCAACCGGCGATGACCTTGCTCGACGCCCGGGGCCTACCGCGTTTTCGTGGCGAGGTCGAGCCGATTGACCCAGTCGCCGGGCACATTCCTGGCGCGCAATGCGCAGCCTTCACGGACAACCTGGGCGTGGACGGGCGTTTCCTTCCCGCTGATCAGCTCAAGCAGCGCTTTGCCGCGAAACTGGGTGATCGTTCGCCGACCGAGCTGGTGGCGTATTGCGGCTCGGGCGTGACCGCGTGTCATAACCTGTTTGCGTTGTGCCTGGCCGGTTATCCATTGGGCTCGCTGTATGCCGGGTCGTGGAGCGAATGGATTACCGATCCGACGCGCAAGATTGCCACCGGCGATTAA
- a CDS encoding hydrolase — MPTPPDRFTPAFGLGNPHLQTLWGPLWRTTTHLDRQRERLWLDDGDFLDLDWHGPHIADAPLVLVLHGLTGSSNSPYVAGLQKALSSQGWASVALNWRGCSGEPNLLPRSYHSGASEDLAAAINHLRATRPSAPLYAVGYSLGGNVLLKHLGETGSGSQLQGAVAVSVPFRLDQCADRIGQGFSRLYQAHFMREMLAYIKNKQQKFLHDGHHEGLETLAKLGSLENMRTFWDFDGRVTAPLNGFRDAQDYYRRASSRYFLGEIRTPTLIIHAADDPFVFLHSLPQTSELSDSTQFELQAKGGHVGFVDGTFRTPGYYLERRIPYWLANAGPE, encoded by the coding sequence GTGCCTACACCGCCAGATCGTTTCACCCCCGCCTTCGGCCTCGGCAACCCGCACCTGCAAACCTTGTGGGGGCCACTGTGGCGCACTACCACGCACCTGGATCGACAACGCGAACGCCTGTGGCTCGACGATGGTGACTTCCTCGACCTCGACTGGCACGGGCCGCACATCGCCGATGCACCCTTGGTGCTGGTGCTGCACGGTTTAACCGGTTCTTCAAACTCACCCTATGTCGCCGGCCTGCAAAAAGCCCTGTCCAGCCAAGGCTGGGCCAGTGTGGCGTTGAACTGGCGCGGCTGTTCGGGTGAACCGAATCTGTTGCCGCGCAGCTATCACTCCGGCGCCAGCGAAGACCTTGCGGCGGCGATCAACCACCTCCGAGCCACTCGACCCTCGGCGCCGCTGTACGCGGTCGGCTATTCGCTGGGGGGCAACGTGCTGCTCAAACACCTGGGGGAAACCGGCAGCGGCAGTCAGTTGCAGGGCGCTGTGGCGGTTTCGGTGCCCTTTCGCCTGGACCAGTGCGCCGACCGCATCGGCCAAGGCTTTTCCAGGCTCTATCAAGCGCACTTCATGCGCGAGATGCTCGCTTACATCAAGAACAAGCAGCAGAAATTTCTGCACGACGGCCACCACGAGGGTCTGGAAACCCTGGCCAAACTCGGATCACTGGAAAACATGCGCACTTTCTGGGATTTCGATGGCCGGGTGACCGCACCGCTGAACGGATTCAGGGATGCGCAGGATTACTATCGCCGCGCCTCCAGCCGCTATTTTCTCGGTGAAATCCGCACGCCGACGCTGATCATTCACGCGGCAGACGATCCGTTCGTGTTTCTCCACAGCTTGCCGCAAACCAGCGAATTGTCAGACAGCACGCAGTTCGAATTACAGGCCAAGGGCGGGCATGTCGGCTTTGTCGACGGCACATTCCGCACCCCCGGCTACTACCTGGAACGGCGCATCCCGTATTGGCTGGCCAACGCAGGTCCCGAATAA
- the rsmD gene encoding 16S rRNA (guanine(966)-N(2))-methyltransferase RsmD, translating to MASPSRPKKPVHNVHNGVNQLRIIGGEWRSRRLSFPDAPGLRPTPDRVRETLFNWLAPYVAGAKVLDPFAGSGALFLEALSRGAAMGQALDASSLAVSSLKEHLGTLRCTVGQVQTADALRYLETQPAIAYDLVFLDPPFNQNLLPAVCTLLEERQWLADDAWIYTESETAPSTLGLPGGWRLHREQKSGRVYYALWHRTAEIAG from the coding sequence ATGGCCAGCCCATCGCGTCCTAAAAAACCCGTTCACAACGTCCACAACGGTGTGAACCAATTGCGCATCATCGGCGGCGAATGGCGTAGCCGTCGCCTGAGCTTCCCTGACGCTCCGGGCCTGCGTCCGACGCCCGACCGCGTGCGTGAAACCCTGTTCAATTGGCTCGCGCCGTACGTTGCCGGGGCCAAAGTGCTCGACCCGTTTGCCGGCAGCGGCGCGCTGTTCCTTGAAGCGCTGTCCCGTGGCGCCGCCATGGGCCAGGCGCTGGACGCCAGCAGCCTGGCGGTTTCCAGCCTGAAAGAGCATTTGGGAACGCTGCGCTGCACCGTTGGCCAGGTGCAGACCGCCGACGCCTTGCGTTACCTGGAAACCCAGCCAGCGATCGCCTACGACCTGGTATTCCTCGATCCGCCGTTCAACCAGAACCTGTTGCCCGCCGTTTGTACACTGCTTGAAGAGCGCCAATGGCTGGCCGACGACGCATGGATCTACACTGAAAGTGAAACCGCGCCATCGACCCTCGGTCTGCCAGGGGGCTGGCGCCTGCACCGGGAGCAAAAATCCGGGCGGGTCTACTACGCGTTGTGGCACCGTACGGCAGAGATCGCCGGTTAA